The nucleotide sequence ATAGCTTGGAAGAAAACCAGGTTATAACTGGTGTAAAAATCGAGGGGAATACAAAGTATTCAACAGAGGAATTGACTAAGTTAATTCAAACTGAACCTGGAAAGATCTATAATATAAACACATTGAGAGATGATAAAGACAGAATTCTTAAAAAATATCATGAAGATGGGTATACCCTTGCAAAAGTAATAAATATAGATATCAATAACAATATGGAATTAGTAATAACTCTTTCTGAGGGAATTATTCGTAATGTTGAGTATAAAAAGATGGTAACTAAGCAAAAAGGTGCCCGTAGACAATCCAATGATACTCTTTTAAAAACGGAAAATTTTATAATTGAGAGGGAATTAGAGGTAAAAGAAGGACAGGTATTTAATCAAAAAGATTACGATCAGTCAGTAAGAAACTTGATGAGAAGTGGTGCTTTTAAAAATATCCAGCCTGAATATAAAAGTATTCCTGGAGATCCAGACGGTGTAAAAGTTGTTATGCTTATAGATGAGGACAGAACAGCTATGCTTCAAGGTGCGATATCTTATGGTTCAGCAGTAGGATTAGTAGGAAGTATCAGTATAAAAGATACTAACTATAAGGGAAGAGGACAAGATTTTGGATTTACCTTTGAAAAATCTTCGGAAGATTACACAAGTGTAAGTCTATCTTTTAGAGATTCTTGGATAAAGGACACGGATTTTGTATCGTGGGGATGGAATTTGTATAGACAAGAGGATGAAGATAGTGAAACTTTTGATCATTATGCCAGTACTATTCATGGAGGTACAATTTCAATAGGTAAAGGTCTCAGTAGATACTTAAGATTTGAATTAGGACTTAAACTAGAGAGAGTCGAAGAAGAAAATGAAGATGGGAAAAAAACACAAACTTATAACTATGCCAGTGTGACACCATCAGTTATATATGACACGAGAAACAACTATCTTGATCCTACAACTGGTAACTATGCTAAATTCAGTGTAGAAATGGGTCAATACTTTGGAACTGAGGTAGGAAGTACATATGAAAATAATCCAGGAATCAATGGAGATGATGAAGCTTTTGCTAAGGCTACCTTAGAACTTAGAAAATATCATCAAGGGTTATTCAAAGGAAATACTATGGCCTATAGAATGGTTGCAGGAATGGGTACAGATTCATTGAAATATCAACAATTATATGCGTCTGGTGGAGCTAACTCTATGAGAGGATATAAATACGGTTGGTTGAGAGGACAGGATCAATTAGTTTTTAATATAGAGAATAGAACGCAGATAAATGAATTTTTAGGTCTAGTTTTCTTCTATGATATCGGTAGATCTTGGTATCACGGAGACAGTGAAGATAAATTTGTGAGTCGATCTGAAGGAAATGTTCCAGATGATATGAA is from Psychrilyobacter atlanticus DSM 19335 and encodes:
- a CDS encoding BamA/OMP85 family outer membrane protein; translation: MRKQLIILLTFLISLVSFSLDYEISGIDIKGNREVPMEVIKGNLKSKVGDKYSTNNMVIDYQTVKNLSYIDDITIYPKLENNNIKLIIEIKEDKDAANLLKKENILPMSERVKVDKSLIISSIDIFGNLHISREEILKQIPIKVGSFFSKTKILEGQRNLINTGHFRDVNPEVYKYGEGVSVQYSLEENQVITGVKIEGNTKYSTEELTKLIQTEPGKIYNINTLRDDKDRILKKYHEDGYTLAKVINIDINNNMELVITLSEGIIRNVEYKKMVTKQKGARRQSNDTLLKTENFIIERELEVKEGQVFNQKDYDQSVRNLMRSGAFKNIQPEYKSIPGDPDGVKVVMLIDEDRTAMLQGAISYGSAVGLVGSISIKDTNYKGRGQDFGFTFEKSSEDYTSVSLSFRDSWIKDTDFVSWGWNLYRQEDEDSETFDHYASTIHGGTISIGKGLSRYLRFELGLKLERVEEENEDGKKTQTYNYASVTPSVIYDTRNNYLDPTTGNYAKFSVEMGQYFGTEVGSTYENNPGINGDDEAFAKATLELRKYHQGLFKGNTMAYRMVAGMGTDSLKYQQLYASGGANSMRGYKYGWLRGQDQLVFNIENRTQINEFLGLVFFYDIGRSWYHGDSEDKFVSRSEGNVPDDMKQSAGVGLRIKTPIGPIRLDFGFPVGDSEENGMQFFFNMGQMF